In Eubalaena glacialis isolate mEubGla1 chromosome 4, mEubGla1.1.hap2.+ XY, whole genome shotgun sequence, one DNA window encodes the following:
- the ADGRE3 gene encoding adhesion G protein-coupled receptor E3, whose amino-acid sequence MQGSSLLPGLCFLLSLSGVMAQKTKGTCPQCPQDASCVNATHCSCNHGYISESRQKYFTYPLEICEDIDECKPLISIYCGVNAKCQNTKGSFYCRCNAGYKLLSGKAQFSHSNENTCQKTTPPETTNSTKELQQVVENIESLLTNNTVWGMEERRNITATFTSILQKIESVVLETALKTPDQKLQKVQNRTVAVETRVVTDNCSKAVTFNLNAQMNSMDIHCSDVIQGNTQGPSVVAFISYSSLGNIINANFFEEVNETDQVYLNSQVVSAAIGPKRNTPLSQAVSLSFQHVKVKPGIKKVFCVYWKGTKEGGHWSTEGCFLIEANETHSICSSTHLSSFAVLMVFQKQEEDPALTVITYVGLSLSLLCLFLAALTFLLCKAIQNTSTSLHLQLSLCLFLAHLLFLTAVDRTEIKVLCAIIAGALHYLYLASFIWMLLEGLHLFLTARNLTVVNHSSINRFMKKLMFPVGYGVPAVIVAISAASRPHLYGTPDHCWLHLDQKFIWAFLGPVCAIICVNFVFFLLVLWILKRKLSSLNSEVSTIKNIKMLTLKATAQLFILGCSWCLGILQVGPAAHVMAYLFTIINSLQGFFIFLVYCLLSQQVNSFPLMFQVQKWFGEIIKSKSEPETHTLSSRFGPDSKPSEGSCFPGQVKRKY is encoded by the exons ATATTGATGAATGTAAACCACTCATTAGTATATATTGTGGTGTGAATGCTAAATGTCAGAATACGAAAGGAAGTTTCTACTGTCGGTGTAACGCTGGATATAAACTCCTCTCTGGGAAAGCACAATTCAGTCATTCCAACGAGAACACTTGTCAGA AAACCACCCCCCCAGAGACAACCAATAGCACAAAAGAG CTGCAACAGGTTGTTGAGAATATCGAGTCACTTCTCACCAATAATACTGTATGGGGAATGGAAGAGAGGAGAAACATCACAGCCACGTTCACATCTATTCTCCAGAAAATCGAATCAGTTGTTCTAGAAACGGCCTTGAAAACCCCAGACCAAAAACTCCAGAAAGTCCAAAACCGTACTGTGG CTGTTGAAACTCGAGTTGTTACAGACAATTGCTCCAAGGCAGTCACCTTCAACTTGAACGCCCAAATGAACTCCATGGATATCCATTGCAGTGACGTCATCCAGGGAAACACACAAG GTCCCAGTGTAGTTGCCTTTATTTCATACTCTTCTCTTGGAAACATCATAAATGCAAATTTTTTTGAAGAGGTGAATGAGACAGATCAAGTTTACCTGAACTCCCAGGTAGTGAGTGCTGCTATTGGACCCAAAAGGAACACACCTCTCTCCCAGGCTGTGAGTCTAAGTTTTCAGCACGTGAAG GTAAAGCCCGGTATCAAAAAGGTCTTCTGCGTCTACTGGAAAGGTACAAAGGAGGGCGGCCACTGGTCCACGGAGGGCTGTTTCCTGATAGAAGCAAACGAGACTCACAGTATATGCAGTTCTACTCACCTGTCCAGTTTCGCTGTCCTCATGGTCTTCCAAAAACAG GAGGAGGATCCCGCACTGACTGTGATCACCTACGTGGGGCTGAGCCTCTCTCTGCTGTGCCTCTTCCTGGCAGCCCTCACCTTCCTGCTGTGCAAAGCCATCCAGAACACCAGCACCTCGCTCCACTTGCAGCTCTCACTCTGCCTCTTCCTGGCCCACCTGCTCTTCCTAACAGCCGTTGATAGAACTGAGATCAAG gtGCTGTGTGCCATCATTGCAGGTGCCTTACACTATCTCTACCTGGCCTCCTTCATCTGGATGCTGCTGGAGGGGCTGCACCTCTTCCTCACTGCACGCAACCTGACGGTGGTCAACCACTCCAGTATCAACAGGTTCATGAAGAAGCTCATGTTCCCAGTGGGCTATGGAGTCCCGGCTGTGATCGTGGCCATTTCTGCAGCATCCAGGCCTCATCTTTATGGAACACCTGATCA CTGCTGGCTTCACCTGGACCAGAAATTCATCTGGGCTTTCCTCGGCCCCGTCTGTGCCATTATCTGT gtgaattttgtattttttctcttgGTTCTTTGGATTCTGAAAAGAAAACTTTCCTCCCTCAACAGTGAAGTGTCAACCATCAAGAATATAAA GATGCTGACACTCAAAGCAACAGCTCAGCTCTTCATCCTGGGATGCTCATGGTGTCTGGGCATCTTGCAGGTGGGCCCAGCTGCCCATGTCATGGCCTACCTCTTCACCATCATCAACAGCCTTCAgggtttcttcattttcctggtCTACTGCCTCCTCAGCCAGCAGGTAAACT CATTTCCTTTGATGTTCCAGGTCCAAAAGTGGTTTGGCGAGATCATCAAATCTAAATCTGAGCCTGAGACTCATACACTTTCCAGCAGGTTTGGTCCTGACTCAAAACCCAGTGA GGGGTCATGTTTTCCAGGACAAGTGAAGAGAAAATACTAA